The DNA region GCAGAGCGTTATTTCGCCCAGGGCAAGTCCTGGGGTGACGGGGGGCCGAAAGCGGTCGTGCAGGAGATTCTCGAGTCCGTGGACCGCGATTCGGTGCTCAACCAGGCGCGCGACGACCTGGCCGCTTATCTGAAACGCTGAGCGGGGCGGCGGCCCCTTCCCCGGCGGGCGCCATCGGCAGCCGGCGCCGCGTGACTGCCGTCCGGCCGCAAAGCCCTGCTAATATCCGCGATTCGCGACCAACAAGAACGAGCTGCGAGGGGAGTCTCGACATGAGTTATTTCGTCACCGGCGGATCCGGGTTCATCGGCCGGCGCCTGATCAGGAAGCTGCTGCGCCGCGAAGGCAAGGTCTACGTGCTCATGCTGGAGCGTGAGCTGGAGAACATCGACGCGCTGCGCGAGTTCTGGGGCGAGGGCGGCGAGCGCGTCATCCCCGTCGTCGGCAACCTGGCGGAGCCCCTGCTCGGCGTGGCGGACGATGTCCGCGAGAAGCTGAAGGGCGATATCGACCATTTCTTCCATCTCGCGGCGATCTACGACATGAACGCCGACCTCGAGGTGCAGCTCAAGGTCAACGTCGAGGGCACGCGCCAGGCGGTGCGGTTCGCCGAGGCCGTGGGCGCCGGCTGCTTCCACCAGGTCAGCTCGATCGCATCCGCCGGGACTTATGACGGCATCTTCCGCGAGGACATGTTCGAGCAGGCGACCGGCCTCGAGCATCCCTATTTCCGCACCAAGCACGACTCGGAAGGCATCGTGCGTCGCGAGTGCTCGATCCCCTGGCGCATCTACCGTCCCGGCATGGTCGTCGGTGATTCGCGTACCGGCGAGATCGAGAAGATCGACGGCCCCTACTATTTCTTCAAGCTGATCCAGAAGCTCCGCCAGGCGCTGCCCGGCTGGATGCCCATCGTCGGCATCGAGGGCGGGCGCATCAACCTGGTGCCGGTGGACTGGCTGGTGGCGGCGATGGATCACATCGCGCATGTCCCCGGCGAAGACGGCAAGTGTTTCCATCTCACGGATCCCCATCCGCGCCGCATCGGCGAAGTGCTCAACCTGTTCGCCAAGGCGGCCCATGCTCCCGAGATGAGCGCCCGGTTCAACGCGCGCATGTTCGGCATCGTGCCGGGCTACATCTGGAAGACCGTGGCCGGGCTGCCGCCGGTGAAGCGCGTGGTGGACAGCGTGTTGCACGACCTGGGCATTCCGCGCTCCGTGATGGGTTACATCAACTACCCGACGCGCTTCGATTCGCGCGAGACCGAGCGCCTCCTGAAGGGCACGGACATCAAGCTGCCGGACCTGGCGGACTACGCCTGGCGGCTCTGGGATTACTGGGAGCGCAATCTCGACCCCGACCTGTTCGTGGACCGCAGCCTGCGCGGCGCGATCGGCGGCAAGACCGTCCTCGTCACCGGCGCTTCGTCCGGCATCGGCCAGGCCACCGCCTACCGCATGGCGGAGGCCGGCGCGAAGGTCATCATGGTCGCGCGCGGCGAGGAGGCCCTGCAGGAAACGCAGTCCGACATCGACAAGCGCGGCGGCGAAGCCCACTGGTACACCTGCGACCTGACGAGCCTCGAGGAAATCGACGGGCTGATCGAAAAGGTCCTGGCGGACCATGGGCAGGTCGACGTGCTGATCAACAACGCCGGGCGCTCGATCCGGCGCAGCGTCCACCTGTCCTTCGACCGCTTCCACGATTTCGAGCGCACCATGCAGCTGAACTACTTCGGCTCGTTGCGCATGACCATGGGCCTGCTGCCGAAAATGATCGAGCAGCGTCGTGGCCACGTGATCAACATCTCCTCCATCGGCGTGTTGTCGAATGCGCCGCGCTTCTCGGCCTATGTCGCATCCAAGGCGGCGCTCGACGCATTCGCGCGCTGCGCGGCATCGGAGCTTTCGCACAAGGGCATCAGCTTCACCACCATCAACATGCCGCTGGTCCGCACGCCGATGATCGCGCCGACCAAGATCTACGAGAACGTGCCGACGATCAGCCCCGAGGAGGCCGCGGAGCTGGTGGCCGAGGCGGTGATCCACAAGCCCAAGCGGGTCGCGACGCGGCTGGGGATCTCGGCACAGATCCTGCACCTGCTGTTCCCCAAGGCGATGGAGATCAGCATGAACACGGCGTTCCAGATGTTCCCGGACTCGACGGCCGCGAAGGGCGTCAAGGAAGACCAGAGCGCGGCGTCCGCGGAGCAGATCGCCCTGGCGCAGGTCACGCGCGGCATCCACTGGTAGGGGTCGATGAGCGCGGCGCCGTACGTCTGCTTTTCGCACGGCAAGGAAAGCGGGCCCTGGGGAAGCAAGATCGCGGCGATGGCGGAGGTGGCGCGCGACCGGGGCCTCGTGGTCGACAGCATCGACTACCGCGGCATGGACGACCCGCGTGCGCGCGTGGAGAAACTGGTGGCGCACTGCGCGCCGCTGGATCGTCCGCTGCTGCTGGTCGGCTCGAGCATGGGCGGGCATGTCGCCGCCGCGGCGTCGGCGCGCCTGCCCGACGTGCGCGGGCTGTTCCTGCTCGCGCCGGCGTTTTTCATGCCGGGTTACGAGGAACATACGCCCGTGCCGCAGGCCGGCCGCATCGCGATCGTGCATGGCTGGCGGGACGATGTCGTGCCGCCGGAGAACAGCGTTCGCTTCGCCCGCGAGTACCGCGCCGGCCTGCACATGATCGACGGCGATCATCGTCTCACCGAGCAGATCTACGACATCAACCGCTTTTTCAACTGGTTCCTCGACGACGTGACCGGCGTTCGGGATCGCTGAGGCGCCGGGGGGGTCGTCATTTGCGTTCGGCGATGGCCCGCGCGGCGATCCGGTCGATGAGTCCCGGTGCGATGAGCTTCAGTACGCGCCCCAGCTTTCCCCGTGTCGAGGTGATCAACATCCGGCGCCGGGCGGCCATGGCGGGCACCATCAGCGCGGCGCACTCCTCGGCCGTCATGATGCGGGCTTCCTGCATCGGGCTCGTGCCGAGCGGGTGGCCTTGCGCGTCCAGCGCGCGGCGATGGATCTCGGTGACGACGAAATCCGGACACACCGTGGTGACGGTGACGCCGCTGTCGGCCAGCTCGATGCGCAGCGAGTCGAAGAAGCCGATGACGGCGTGCTTGCTGGCGCAATAGGCGCTGCGCTCGGGCACGCCGGTCAGGCCCGCGACGCTCGCGACCGGGACGAGCCGCCCGCGCGTGGTCTTGAGGTGCGGCAGGGCCGCGAGCGTCAGCCAGACGACCGAGAAATAGTTCAGCTCCATGACGGAACGGAAAACGGCGCTGTCCCGGATCTCGTCGGCGCGCGCCCACATGGTGCGACCGGCGTTCGCCACCAGCGTGTCGAGCCGGCCGAAGTGTTCAACGGTCCGGTCGATCAGCTCGCGGCATTCCGTTTCCTTCTCCAGGTCGCATGGCACCACGAGGGTCTCCGCGCCGGCGGCGCGGCAGGCGCTCGCCAGTGACTCGAGCCGCTCCGCATTGCGGGCCGCCAGCACCAGCCGCGGACCCTGCGGCGCCAGCGCCTCGCACAGCGCGCGCCCGATGCCCTCGGAGGCGCCGGTCACCACGATCACGTTGCCGCTGAATTCACCCATTGCACGCTCCGCTGTGGGAAGACCGGCGATAAGCTAACATCTGGCCGCACGTTTGCAGAGCGCCCCGGCGCCAGGAAAAAGGAAAGCGACTTGGAAAGAATCCTCGAGCCGGAACTGATGGACGACGCAGCGCAGGCCCGGGCCTACGCGGAAGCCGATTTCGCCGAGCCGAACGCCCGTTTCGTGGCGCTCTGCGAGGAGTTCGTGGGCGCTTTGCCGGCCGGTGCGGCGGTCCTCGATCTCGGCTGCGGACCGGGTGACATCAGCCTGCAGCTGGCGGCGGCCCATCCCGCCATCGAGGTCCACGGCCTCGACGGCTCCGCCGCGATGCTGCATTTCGGTCATACGGCCTTGTCGGCGGCGCCCGCATTGCAGGACCGGGTGCGTTTCATCGAGGGCCTGGTGCCGGATGCCGGGCTGCCCAGGGCGCGTTACGAAGCCATTGTCTCCAACAGCCTGTTGCATCACCTGCACGCGCCCGACTCGCTGTGGCGCATGGTTGTGGCCCGCGGCCGTCCCGGGGCCCCGGTGCTCGTCATGGATCTCATGCGCCCGGCCAGCGCGGCTGCGGCCGGCGCACTCGTCGAGGCGCATGCCGCGGGCGAGCCCGAGGTGTTGCGCCGGGATTTCTACAATTCCCTGCTCGCGGCCTTCGAACCGGCGGAGGTGCGCCAGCAGCTGGAAGCCGCCGGCCTCGGGCATTTCACGGTGCGCCCGGTCAGCGATCGTCACCTGGTGATCCACGGGCGGCTCTGAGGCGAGAGCGCGGGGCGGCGTCACCTGCCTCAGACGCCGAGTGCGTCCAAAAAGCGCTGCCGCCAGGCGTGGATGTCGTTGCCCTGCAACACGTCCATCATGGCCCGGTACCTGTCCTGGCGTTCCTCCAGGGACATTTCGGAGGCCGTGAGAATCGCGTCCGCCACGCCGATCGCATCGTAGGGATTCACCAGCAGCGCGCTCTCGCCGAATTCGGCCGCCGCACCGGCCAGCCGCGACAGCACCAGCACGCCGGGATCGGCCGGGTCCTGGGCGGCCACGTATTCCTTGGCCACGAGGTTCATGCCGTCGCGCAATGGCGTCACGAGGCCGATCTTCGCCAGGCGGAAATAGCCCATCAGCATTTTCCTGGAAATTCCCCGGTTGATGTAGCGAATCGGGGTCCAGTCGGGTTGCGAGAAGCGACCGTTGATATGCCCCGCGGACTGTTCGAGCACGTGGCGAATCTCCTCGTAGGCGCGTACCCCGCTGCGCGTCGGCGAGGCGATCTGGAGAAACACGAGGTGACGATGGCTGGCCGGATGGCGCTCCAGGAGCGCCTGGAAAGCCTGGAAGCGTTCCGGCAGGCCCTTACTGTAGTCCAGGCGATCCACGCCGATCACGAGCTCGCGCTCGTCGATGTCCTTGGCCAGTCTTTGCACCGCGCTGGTTTTCATCGAGGCGGCGGCCTGCGTCATGGCCTCTTCCACGTCGATACTGATCGGGTAGGCGTCTACCCGGATGCGGCGCTGCAACGCGCTGACGCGGCCGTCGGGACCCCGCTCGCCACCCAGCCCTGCGGCGCGCAGCCCGGCGAGAAAGTTCTCGCAGTCCTGCTCGGTCTGGAAACCGATCACGTCGTACTGGGCCAGCGAGCGCAGGAGGCGGTGATAGCCGGGCAGCGTGCGCAGGATGTCGAACGCCGGGAACGGCACGTGGAGGAAAAAGCCGATCGGCTGCCGGACGCCGGCGCTGCGCAATTCCTCGGCCAGCGGAATCAGGTGGTAGTCATGCACCCAGATCCGGTCATCTTCCTGGAGCAGGGGACGCAGCTTGCGCGCGAACGTCTCGTTGACCCGCCGGTACGCTTCGTGTTGCTCGCGCTCATAACCGAAGATGCCGAGCATGTAGTGGCACAGTGGCCACAGCGTGCTGTTGCAATAGCCGTTGTAGTAGCCGTCGAATTCCGTCTCGTTGATGTCGATGGTGGCGAAAGTGATCTCGCCGTGACGATCCAGTTTCGGCTCGGTCGGTTCGCCGTGGCAGGTCTTGCCGCCCCAGCCGAACCAGATGCCTCCGGATTGCTTCAATGCAGCAAGAATCCCGACGGCGAGACCGCCCGCGGACTTGCCGCCCGAGGGTGCGGCCACGCGATTGGAAACTGCGATCAGGCGGCTCAAAACGCGTCCTCCCAGGGCTGGCTGAGTCGGATGGCGCCGAGGATGATGCCCACCAGGCTGTAGGTCTGCGGGAAGTTACCCCAGAGTTGGCCGTTGCGCACGTCGTAGTCCTCGGACAACAGCCCCAGGCGGGTCCGGCAGCTCAGCATTTCTTCAAACAATTCCCTTGCCTCGTCCTTGCGCCCGATCTCCGCGAGCGCGTTGATGTACCAGAATGTGCAGATGTTGAACGCGGTTTCCGGTTCACCGAAATCGTCCGGTTCCCCGTAGCGGAACATGTGCTTGCCGCGCCGCAGGTGCTTCTCGAGGCATTCCACGGTGCGACGGAAGCGCGGGTCGTCGCTTGCTACAAAGCCTAGGTCACCGATGAGCAACATGCTCGCGTCCAGCGTCGTGCCGCCGAAGCTTTCCATGAAACAGCCCTGTTCCTCGTTCCATGCCTGGGCGCAGATCTCCGCATGGATGTGGTCGGCCCGGCTGCGCCAGAGGTCTGCGCGTTGCTGGTCTCCGAGGTGGGCCGAGATCCGCGCGAGCCGGTCGCAGCCCGCCCAGCACATCATGCTGGAAAAGGTGTGGACGCGGGCCCGGCCGCGGTACTCCCAGATGCCGGCGTCGGGCTTGTCGAACAGCTCGAAGGCCCGCTGGCCGATGTCCTCGAGCAGGGCCAGTTGCTCCTTGCCGGCCGAGCCGATCAGGCGGCGGTCGAAGAACACCTGGGCTGAGGCCAGCACGACCGCGCCGTAGACGTCGTTCTGGACCTGCTCGAAGGCCTGGTTGCCGACCCTCACCGGTCCCATCCCCCGGTAGCCGGCCAGCTGGCCGACGATGGTCTCGGTGAGGTCGGCCTCGCCGCCGATGCCGTAGACCGGCTGGAGGCCGTCGCCGTCGCTGGACGCGGCCACGTTCAGGATCCAGCCGAGGTAGGCCTCCATGGTGCGGGTCGCCCCGAGGCGATTCAGGGCATGTACGACGAAGAAACTGTCGCGCAGCCAGCAATAGCGGTAATCCCAGTTGCGGGAGCTGCCGGGCGCTTCCGGGATCGAGCTCGTCACGGCCGCGATGATCGCGCCGGTGTCTTCGAAGGCGCACAGTTTCAGCGTGATGGCGGCGCGGATGACGGCCTCCTGCCACTCGAAGGGTACCGCGAGACCACGCACCCATTCCTGCCAGTAGGCGCGGGTTTCCTCGAAATGCTGGCGGCTGCTGTGCGCCACCGATTCACGCAGGCTCTCGTCGGGGCCGAGGATGAAACTCACCGGTCTCGTGAGGCGGAAAGGCCGCTCTTCACGCACATGGGTGAGCGAGGCGTCGGTGGTCAGGCGCAGGGTCAGGTCCGGCAGGACGTAACGCACATGGTTGCTGCCGAAGGTCTGGCGGGGATCTTCCGAGCCATAGCCGCCCGCGGGCCGGAGGCGGACCGTGATGCGCGGATTGCCGGTGACGGGCTCCACGTGGCGCACGAACATGAACGGGTGGAACATGCGTTCGAAGTGCTCGAAGCGCGGCGCGAAATCCACGATTTTCACGCAACCGCCGTGCGCGTCGTAGAGCAGGGTCTCGAGGATCGGCGTGTTGGTGACGTAGCTCTGCTCGGCGCGGACGAAGTCCTCCAGCACCACTTCGAATATGCCGCGCTCCACCTGCTGCTGGTCCGGCATGAGCAGGGCGCAGAACACGGGATTGCTGTCGAAGCGCGGCATGCAGGCCCACACCATCCGGCCGAATTCATCCACCAGTGCGCTGACCTGGCAGTTGCCGATCACGGCGAGTTCGAGCGAGGCTTCCTTTTGCGGCGACATCATGGTCCTCCATGTATTTCCGCAAGGTTAAAGCGCGCGGCCGGTGAACACCAATGCGCGGTGCGCGAAAACGACTGACGCGCGACGGCGGGCCGGTTACACTCCCGAGCCTTATGTACCCCTGGCACGGACTGTGGCGGCTGGCGCTGTGGCTCACGAGGAAATTGATGTTCCTCTGGGTACGAACGCGCACGCTCGAGGCACAACTCGAGCGCGTCGCCTCCTTCTCCGCGCAACCCGTCTGTTACGTCCTCGAGCGTCCGGGCCTGGCCGACCTGGCGGTCCTCGAGCAGGAATGCCTGCGTCACGGCTTGCCGCGTCCGTCCACCGGATTGTCGATGGAGGGACTGAAGGAATGGCGCGCCGTCGCCTACCTGCGCAAGGGACCGAAGCGCGGCCGGAAAGCCCGCGGTGGCCGCCTGGAACGCCTTGCCGCGGCCGTGCAGACCGGGCAGGTGAAGGAAGTCATCGTCATCCCGGTGTCCGTGTTCTGGGGCCGTTC from Wenzhouxiangella sp. XN24 includes:
- a CDS encoding SDR family oxidoreductase, with the protein product MGEFSGNVIVVTGASEGIGRALCEALAPQGPRLVLAARNAERLESLASACRAAGAETLVVPCDLEKETECRELIDRTVEHFGRLDTLVANAGRTMWARADEIRDSAVFRSVMELNYFSVVWLTLAALPHLKTTRGRLVPVASVAGLTGVPERSAYCASKHAVIGFFDSLRIELADSGVTVTTVCPDFVVTEIHRRALDAQGHPLGTSPMQEARIMTAEECAALMVPAMAARRRMLITSTRGKLGRVLKLIAPGLIDRIAARAIAERK
- a CDS encoding glycoside hydrolase family 15 protein; its protein translation is MMSPQKEASLELAVIGNCQVSALVDEFGRMVWACMPRFDSNPVFCALLMPDQQQVERGIFEVVLEDFVRAEQSYVTNTPILETLLYDAHGGCVKIVDFAPRFEHFERMFHPFMFVRHVEPVTGNPRITVRLRPAGGYGSEDPRQTFGSNHVRYVLPDLTLRLTTDASLTHVREERPFRLTRPVSFILGPDESLRESVAHSSRQHFEETRAYWQEWVRGLAVPFEWQEAVIRAAITLKLCAFEDTGAIIAAVTSSIPEAPGSSRNWDYRYCWLRDSFFVVHALNRLGATRTMEAYLGWILNVAASSDGDGLQPVYGIGGEADLTETIVGQLAGYRGMGPVRVGNQAFEQVQNDVYGAVVLASAQVFFDRRLIGSAGKEQLALLEDIGQRAFELFDKPDAGIWEYRGRARVHTFSSMMCWAGCDRLARISAHLGDQQRADLWRSRADHIHAEICAQAWNEEQGCFMESFGGTTLDASMLLIGDLGFVASDDPRFRRTVECLEKHLRRGKHMFRYGEPDDFGEPETAFNICTFWYINALAEIGRKDEARELFEEMLSCRTRLGLLSEDYDVRNGQLWGNFPQTYSLVGIILGAIRLSQPWEDAF
- a CDS encoding alpha/beta fold hydrolase, coding for MSAAPYVCFSHGKESGPWGSKIAAMAEVARDRGLVVDSIDYRGMDDPRARVEKLVAHCAPLDRPLLLVGSSMGGHVAAAASARLPDVRGLFLLAPAFFMPGYEEHTPVPQAGRIAIVHGWRDDVVPPENSVRFAREYRAGLHMIDGDHRLTEQIYDINRFFNWFLDDVTGVRDR
- a CDS encoding class I SAM-dependent methyltransferase → MDDAAQARAYAEADFAEPNARFVALCEEFVGALPAGAAVLDLGCGPGDISLQLAAAHPAIEVHGLDGSAAMLHFGHTALSAAPALQDRVRFIEGLVPDAGLPRARYEAIVSNSLLHHLHAPDSLWRMVVARGRPGAPVLVMDLMRPASAAAAGALVEAHAAGEPEVLRRDFYNSLLAAFEPAEVRQQLEAAGLGHFTVRPVSDRHLVIHGRL
- a CDS encoding trehalose-6-phosphate synthase; this encodes MSRLIAVSNRVAAPSGGKSAGGLAVGILAALKQSGGIWFGWGGKTCHGEPTEPKLDRHGEITFATIDINETEFDGYYNGYCNSTLWPLCHYMLGIFGYEREQHEAYRRVNETFARKLRPLLQEDDRIWVHDYHLIPLAEELRSAGVRQPIGFFLHVPFPAFDILRTLPGYHRLLRSLAQYDVIGFQTEQDCENFLAGLRAAGLGGERGPDGRVSALQRRIRVDAYPISIDVEEAMTQAAASMKTSAVQRLAKDIDERELVIGVDRLDYSKGLPERFQAFQALLERHPASHRHLVFLQIASPTRSGVRAYEEIRHVLEQSAGHINGRFSQPDWTPIRYINRGISRKMLMGYFRLAKIGLVTPLRDGMNLVAKEYVAAQDPADPGVLVLSRLAGAAAEFGESALLVNPYDAIGVADAILTASEMSLEERQDRYRAMMDVLQGNDIHAWRQRFLDALGV
- a CDS encoding SDR family oxidoreductase — protein: MSYFVTGGSGFIGRRLIRKLLRREGKVYVLMLERELENIDALREFWGEGGERVIPVVGNLAEPLLGVADDVREKLKGDIDHFFHLAAIYDMNADLEVQLKVNVEGTRQAVRFAEAVGAGCFHQVSSIASAGTYDGIFREDMFEQATGLEHPYFRTKHDSEGIVRRECSIPWRIYRPGMVVGDSRTGEIEKIDGPYYFFKLIQKLRQALPGWMPIVGIEGGRINLVPVDWLVAAMDHIAHVPGEDGKCFHLTDPHPRRIGEVLNLFAKAAHAPEMSARFNARMFGIVPGYIWKTVAGLPPVKRVVDSVLHDLGIPRSVMGYINYPTRFDSRETERLLKGTDIKLPDLADYAWRLWDYWERNLDPDLFVDRSLRGAIGGKTVLVTGASSGIGQATAYRMAEAGAKVIMVARGEEALQETQSDIDKRGGEAHWYTCDLTSLEEIDGLIEKVLADHGQVDVLINNAGRSIRRSVHLSFDRFHDFERTMQLNYFGSLRMTMGLLPKMIEQRRGHVINISSIGVLSNAPRFSAYVASKAALDAFARCAASELSHKGISFTTINMPLVRTPMIAPTKIYENVPTISPEEAAELVAEAVIHKPKRVATRLGISAQILHLLFPKAMEISMNTAFQMFPDSTAAKGVKEDQSAASAEQIALAQVTRGIHW